The genomic DNA AACGTCGACGATCCGAGCCGATTTGGCTCCCGCATCTTGAGCCTTCTTCAGCGTCGCCGCGCGGTCTTCGCAAGGTTGCCCCAGGTCGACGTAGACCGCGTGAACTTCGTATCCCTGATCTTGCAGCCAGCCTAAGATGACCGATGTATCGAGACCGCCGGAGTATGCCAATACACAGCTTTTCATGATTCGTTATGCTTTCTAAGAGGCGTCAGATGTTGGCGGACCAAAAAAAACGCGAGCCGGGTCCGCAGCGATCGATCGCGATTTTAATTGTTCTTCGTGCCAGCGTCGGGACCACCTTGGTTTCGGTTTGCCCGGCCACTGCCACGATTGATTGCGATTTACGGCGTTTATCCAGCACATTGTGCTTCCCATTGCCCTGCCCTGACAAGCGGACCTTATTCAAAACATGAAGCCAATTTCCGAATTACTGCGATCCCTGGCTGCCGGCGAGATCTCCATCGAGCAGGCCGAGCAATCGTTGGCGTCGCGAGAGATCGAAGCGATCGACGGAGCGACGGTCGATCGCGGTCGCAAGGCCCGCTGCGGGTTCGGCGAAGTCATCTATGGCGAGGGGAAGCCGGCTGATTTGATCGTCCGCGTCGCCGAAAAGCTGCTCGAACTGAGCCCCTCGGTGCTGGTCACCCGCTTGGCCGCCGACGTTTTTGCTCAGATCCAGGTTCCCCACTGGCAGATGCATTACTCCCCCCAGGCCCGGACGCTGCGGATCGCTCGGACGGCCGAGGCGTTGGCGGTTGTCGACGAATCGTCGACGGCGCTTCGCCCGATCGCTGTCGTCACCGCCGGCAGCACCGATGCGGCGGTCGCCGAAGAGGTGGCCGAGACGTTGACCTGGATGCGCGTTCCTTTTCGCGTGCTGACCGACATCGGCGTCGCCGGGCCGCAGCGGTTGTTGGCCAGCCTGCCGGCGCTGGAAGGTTGCGCCGCGGCGGTTGTGGTCGCGGGGATGGAAGGGGCGTTG from Rosistilla carotiformis includes the following:
- the larB gene encoding nickel pincer cofactor biosynthesis protein LarB codes for the protein MKPISELLRSLAAGEISIEQAEQSLASREIEAIDGATVDRGRKARCGFGEVIYGEGKPADLIVRVAEKLLELSPSVLVTRLAADVFAQIQVPHWQMHYSPQARTLRIARTAEALAVVDESSTALRPIAVVTAGSTDAAVAEEVAETLTWMRVPFRVLTDIGVAGPQRLLASLPALEGCAAAVVVAGMEGALPSVVAGHVPYPVIAVPTSVGYGASLGGITALLSMLTSCASNVSVVNIDAGFKGGYVAGLIACGQQAPPQSDGE